The proteins below come from a single Bartonella schoenbuchensis R1 genomic window:
- a CDS encoding antA/AntB antirepressor family protein: MKAPITIWEHTINQEPVQTVNARELHAFLKIISPFNDWIAYRIKEYGFLENKDFVSFIQILVKSKQNTRPSMEYYLTLEMAKELAMIERNEKGKQARQYFIECERKTKQMTPTQIDYSDPQVMLGVLTYLKNESERKDHIIAQLTPKTEKLERLERCDDLFDINDAAEKLGMRLEDLANYLINHRWIYCRTDKSLVPYYSKINEGLMGYIPKTIQTISGRKKSVPSAKITSKGLKRLSMMLQKQIRTQEEIHGFANAKVADFKRTATTFSSQYI, from the coding sequence ATGAAAGCTCCTATCACCATTTGGGAACACACAATTAATCAAGAACCTGTTCAGACAGTCAATGCACGTGAATTACATGCTTTTTTAAAAATAATTTCTCCTTTTAATGATTGGATAGCTTACCGTATTAAAGAGTATGGTTTTTTAGAAAACAAAGACTTTGTGAGTTTTATTCAAATTTTAGTAAAATCAAAACAAAACACTCGTCCAAGCATGGAATATTACCTTACTTTAGAAATGGCAAAAGAACTTGCTATGATTGAGCGTAATGAAAAGGGGAAACAAGCTCGTCAATATTTCATTGAGTGCGAACGAAAAACAAAACAAATGACACCTACTCAAATTGACTATTCTGATCCTCAAGTCATGTTAGGTGTTTTGACATACTTAAAAAATGAAAGTGAACGCAAAGATCATATCATTGCTCAGTTAACCCCAAAGACAGAAAAACTTGAACGTTTAGAACGCTGTGATGATTTGTTTGATATAAATGATGCAGCAGAAAAGTTAGGCATGCGCCTTGAAGATTTAGCGAATTATTTGATCAATCATCGTTGGATTTATTGCCGTACTGATAAAAGTTTGGTGCCTTATTATAGTAAAATCAATGAAGGACTAATGGGGTATATACCAAAAACCATTCAAACCATTAGTGGAAGAAAAAAGAGCGTTCCTAGTGCAAAGATCACATCCAAAGGATTAAAACGTCTGAGTATGATGCTCCAAAAACAGATCCGCACTCAAGAAGAGATTCACGGCTTTGCTAATGCCAAAGTTGCTGACTTTAAAAGAACAGCAACAACCTTTTCTTCTCAATACATCTAA
- a CDS encoding helix-turn-helix domain-containing protein has translation MTKIEKDWFQRLIELIKNDGRTMVEISKAAGCGQNYVQQMVNGGKRPSVDKLMAILNTLGNASAIYVITGFNISEEDIKFITWASSGDKKKLEALNVLLTEQHK, from the coding sequence GACAAAGATTGAAAAAGATTGGTTTCAACGCTTAATTGAACTAATAAAAAATGACGGACGAACAATGGTCGAGATAAGTAAAGCCGCAGGTTGTGGGCAAAACTATGTACAACAGATGGTGAATGGAGGGAAAAGGCCTTCTGTGGATAAATTGATGGCTATTCTTAATACACTCGGAAATGCAAGCGCTATATATGTAATAACTGGATTCAACATTTCCGAGGAAGATATAAAGTTTATAACTTGGGCTTCATCTGGGGATAAGAAGAAGCTTGAAGCTTTAAACGTTTTATTGACGGAACAGCATAAGTAA